The genomic interval TTGCATTTCTGTTATTCGGTTCAGTCTTGCTTATCGGTTGTGACGGTAAATTGGTGTCAACCGCAGACGAACAAAACGTTTCCGAAGTTCCCATCTCTACTACCAGAGTACTTACGCATCCTGGGGCTCCACTTACTCTCAACGATCTTGAGACAGTCAAGGCATATGTTGATGAAGGCAGGGAGCCATGGAAGTCAGCTTTTGGTCTATTAGCAAAGGATGGTAAGGCTCAATTAACCTACGTTATGGGAGGGCCGTTTGAGAAAGTCAGCCGCAGCCCCAATGAGAATCTCTGGCCCTGGCGTAATGATGTGGTTGCAATCTGGAATCTCGCACGGATGTGGTATTTCACCCAGAATGATGACTATGCAATTAAGGCACGCGATATTTTACTTGCCTGGGCCACCACTCAGACCGAGTTCTCGGGCCGTGAGTCCATGCTTGATTTGGGCGATTATGCATATATGTTGGTGGGCGGTGCTGAAATCTTGCGTGGTACATGGTCCGACTGGACGGAGACTGACACTGCAACCATTAAGAGATATTTCAAAGAAGTCCTGATGCCTGCATCAAACCCCTATGGCGAACATCAGTTCGGGGCCGCCAATAAAGGCGCACTGGCGCTCGTTTCGCTTGGACTGATGGCGATTTTCAATGACGATGTGGAAGTGTTGGACAGCGTTGTCTATCAGACCCGGACACTGGCTCATATCGGACTGCGTAATTCCAACGACATTGGTATGCTCGGGGATTACCTGCGTGATCAGGGGCATGCCCACGGCCAGCTGCGGGCTTTGGTCATGCTGGCCGAAGCGCTTTGGAGTCAGGGTATCGACATCTATGCCGACTTTGACAATCGCCTGCTGTCGGCGGGTGAATATTTCGCCAGAGTAAATGAACTTGTCTCCACGACGGCTCTTCCTTTCGGAACGACTGATGCATACTACATTGCCGATAATACCAACAGAGGCTGGCGCGGTGGTGGTGGCGGTAATATCCCGTTAAACCAGATTTATGACGCCTATGTTCTTCGCAAAGGTTTGCAGGCTCCCTTCATTGCTCAAAGGCGTCGCTGGATGCCGGTCGACAGTACCAGTTTTATGTTTCTCAAAGAAACCGACTCCTCGACGGCCACCCCAGGACCTGAACTCCCTATCCCATCGACCACCTCGATCACAACGGGATTTAATAGTATTGATATCGGAGGGGCTGTCCCTGCCGGCAAAGCCAACTATGAGAGTGGGTTAGGTGTATGGATGGTAGAAGGAGGCGGCGATGAGATCTGGTCAACAAATGACAGTTGTCACTTTGTCTATAAAGCGATCAGTGGCAACAGTGCCATCATTGCGAAAGTGGAGTCAGTCGAGAACACCAGTCTTTCTGCCAAGGCAGGAGTGATGATGCGTACCAGTCTGGAGCAGGGCGCTCCACGCGCCTGGATGGCCGTCTCTAACCGAGGTCAGGTTGAACAAAATATGCCGAACCTGGCTGTGTATGGTGGTGCTAACTATGGCAACAAAGCGTTGGATATTCCCGATTTCAATGCCTCATACCGGGTGAAGCTTGAGCGCATGGGAAATATCATTACCGGTTATGTTTCGCCTGATGGTACAAACTGGGCCGCCACAGATGTTGGTCGCATTGATGGCCCCGTGCCCGACACAATTTACGTCGGTTTAGTGGTTTCCTCGGTGGCCAATGGCATGTTGAATCATTCTGCTTTTAGCAATGTTCAGATAACCGGTGGTGATGGGGCCGCGCTCACCGTTAGTCCCGCAGCCCCCGCTGCACTGATAGCCTCTCCGGGTGACGGTGTGGTGCCCTTACGTTGGCAGTCATCATTTGGGGCTGTCAGTTACACCGTCAATCGCGCGACCTCCCAAGGCGGCCCCTATTCAACGATTGCATCGAATATCAAGGGCAGTAGCTATACGGACACTTCTGTGACAAATGGCACAACCTACTACTACACCGTTACTGCGACCAACTCTGCTGGCACGAGTGATCGTTCTCCCGAGGACAGTGCCACACCGGCGCGCCAGCTGGTCAATATTGCAACGGGGGGTGTCGCCAATGACAGTGCGAATGATCAGAGTAATGCCGGCGCTGTGTTCGACCACAATTCAGCGACCGAATGGTTTTACTCGGGCGTAACCGGCTGGTTGGAGTATGACTTTGGACACCAGGAGGTCGTGAAGTATTACAGTCTCATCAGTGCTTCGGACAAAGTCACACGTGATCCAAAGGACTGGCAACTTCAGGGATCCAATAATGGTTCCACCTGGACTACTCTCGACACACAAAGTAATCAATCGTTTACCGAGCGTTTCGAAATTAAGACATACACTATCGCCAGTCCGGCCCCGTACCAGTACTACCGGCTTAATATCTCTGCGAACAATGGCGACACTGACTTCGTCGGCCTTGGCGAATTTGGCTTGTTCACTGAGGTACAGCAGTGACTTCTGTGGTTGGTGGAGGTTAATCATGAGTGATCGAGCGAATAGTACTCGTTTGATCATTCAAAGCTGGCTGTTAACTCACCGCGATGAATGGATGCATCGCGATGAACCTCAAATTATTAATCTTGTGAGCTTTGCAAACTCCGCAAAACTCAAAGACAGAGAAATCTTTACTCAGAAAAATCATTGACGGCACGTGTAATCTGCTTACCATTTTTGAATCTAAAAGTATTAACGGGCAGGTACAATTTTGAGTATTGAAGCCGAGCTGAAAAAGCTGAATAAAACAAAGCTGGTGGTTCTCGTGGATCAGCTCTATGGAATATATGGTGATATAGACGAAATTATTGAGCGACACCTAGCCGCAGCGGCAGACGGTCATGACAGGGATTCATTGATTTCAGCTATCCAATATCAATTGACTCAGTTTCGAGAAGATCCAGCTTTCTTTGATTACCATAGCAGCAGAGGCTATGCAACACGCCTGCGGAGTCTGTTGGCAGACATTGATAATTTACTACGTCCTCAGGATCCGCAGCAGGCGTTACAGGCAACCGAACAGTTTCTACGGCTTCATTCAACCGCACTGGAGTCAGTTGACGATTCAGATGGTGAAGTGGGGGACGTCTTCAGAGAGGCTGTGTCGCAGTGGCTGAAGATTGCCTGTGAGGTCCGCAGTAGCCTGTCTGATGCAGAAAATTGGACGGAAAAGCTGCTGTCCTTTTTTAACGATAATGACTATGGCGTATTGGATGATATTATCCGTGACAGCAGTGATCTGTTAACGGCAGATGAACTCACCCAACTTGCCTGGCGTTTTGAAACTGACCTCAAAAAAGCATTGAAAACAAATCGGCAAAAAGGCTACAACTTCGAAGCTGCTCACGCCAGTATCGGCATGCGTTCTGTCGCTGAAGCATTAAGTAATATGGAGTTGTTCGAAAAATCCTGTCTGTTATTCAGTCCGCAACCTAATACACTTCAACTGCAACAGGTGGTCGAGTTTGCTTTGGCAATCGGTGATTTTGATCGGGCGTGGTACTGGTTAAGCAAACCGATCTGGAAGGAGGACTCCTCCCGATTCAAGGAACTTCGAAACTCTCTGCTGGAATTGCAGGGAGACACCAAAACACTCAAAAAATATCTGGCTGAAGATTTTCAAAAAAAACCCAATGCACAGACACTGGCGGATTATTGGGCGGTAGCCAATAAAGCTGAACAAAAAGCACTTTATCAACAAATGCCTAAATGGGCAGAATCCAGCCGCTCTCCAGGTGATGCAGTTAGTATGGCTTTTATCGTTGGACACCATGATCTGGCAGAAAAACTGTTATTAAAAAACAAGCAGGATTTGACAGATAGTTATTATGGTTTGCATTTAAGCTGGTTGAAAAAACTTGATGAAAACTCTCATCCTCTGGCCTGTATCGTCTGTTATCGTTGTCTGCTCAACGATATTCTGCAGCGTGGTGTCAGTAAAGCTTATCATCACGCAGCGGACTATTTTCGAAAACTGCTGGTGCTGGATAAACAGATATCCGATTACAGAAACCTGGATGATGCACAAGTTTATATCCGTCGATTACAGGAAACACATTGGCGTAAACGTTCTTTCTGGGAGCTGGCAGGACATCCAAATAAACCCATATAAACAGTCATCGTTGTCTCGTGCTATATGGTGGGTGTTGAAGGTACCATATTGAGAAGCGATATAAATGATGAAAATACTTATTCATATTTGTCCGCTTTGAAAATGTTTCAATACATATTTTCGTGCGTATGATTTCCTGTTTTTTTGAGATAGAAAAGATGGAACTCAAAGTATTCTTGGATGTCGGGCTCATGTGTGCTGTTTCGAATGTTGCTGTAGCGTGATCGTTCGCCTGACAATATGAGCGGTCAGATTATTTTCTGATGGCAGACGTATATCAAAAGCATGATTAAACCTGAGTGATTCTAATGAAACGACCTATTCTCTACATCTTTTCCGGCTTGCCTGGATCGGGCAAATCAACTCTTGCACAACGGCTGGCCGCCGAAACGGGAGCTGTCTATCTAAGAATTGATACGATTGAACAGGGGGTCAGAGACCTCTGTCATTATAATGTTGAAGGTGAGGGATACCGGTTGGCGTATCGTATTGCGGCCGATAATCTGCAGTTGCGGCTCAATGTGATCGCTGACTCCTGCAATCCGATTGAACTCACCAGGCAGGAATGGCATGAGGTTGCGATAGAGAGTGATACCGAATGTGTCGATATCGAAGTAGTATGTTCAGACCCTGTTGAGCACAGAACACGGGTTGAGCAGCGGATTTCTGATGTGAAAGGTTTGGTTTTACCAAGTTGGACTCAGGTAACAGCGCGAGAATATCATCCATGGAAGAGTGGCGTAATAACAATAGATACAGCACATAAATCCATTGATGACAGTTATAACGAATTATGGCAGACCTTAACTGACTGGTGTTCTCAACACACTGGCAGTGTATCGTAGTGAATGTCAAAAAACGGCTCATCTTGACTATTGCACTTCGGCGGTATTGCATCCGAATCATTATAAAAAAGGCTTCAGAGTTTAAATCTTCGCCGGATAATCTTTGCACCTTCAGCGATACTCATATATCCACGTAAAAAATTATAGTTTTTAGGTAATCGTGGTGACCAGGGTTGCCCTGGCTCAAACAAGTGCATTATTATAAAAACGCATCCGGAAATATGTTGCCATGAGACATAAAATAAGCCGGGTTGGCAGGCATTAAGGAATAAAAATCATAAAACATGGCAAATCATGCTATGAGAGAGAGCGAGCGGACCTCTGAATAATGTCATCGACTGAATGAATTGTTCAGAGGTGCCATAGAATTGGCATGATCGCAGGCACAACACAGCCTGTGAATGGGCATATAAGTGACAGAGCTGCGATGGTTGCTCAGTCAACTGCCTGTCAATTAAAACTGTAATGAAAGAAGAGTACGGTAGAACGCTATATTGAATGATGCTTTTATGGCCTCTGAACTTCTGTTTCGGATTAGATAATTAGCATGTGTATGAAACTCAATCGCATAACTTGCGTGTAAGTGCTCAATCACTGTTCAAAATGCACCGGACTCAAACTCATTGAATCCTGTTTCACCTGTTATTTAGATGTTAACCAAAACAATCCTATGAAAAAGTGGAAAATACATTCCAGGCCTCCTCTGGATGAGTGCCCCAGGCATTATTGTTTTTGCTGGTGTCCACCAGGTGCAGCAGCTAACCTGTCCGATAAGAAATACGGCTCTTTTGAAGAAGCGGTTAATTCCACTGATCGCGTTATATTTTCCCAAGGTGGATGTGCTGCCCCATTTGGTAAATGCCGGCGTGAAACCAAAGTTCGTGAACATCCTGACAGATATGAACCGTTTGAACGTGTTCT from Gynuella sunshinyii YC6258 carries:
- a CDS encoding DUF6880 family protein codes for the protein MSIEAELKKLNKTKLVVLVDQLYGIYGDIDEIIERHLAAAADGHDRDSLISAIQYQLTQFREDPAFFDYHSSRGYATRLRSLLADIDNLLRPQDPQQALQATEQFLRLHSTALESVDDSDGEVGDVFREAVSQWLKIACEVRSSLSDAENWTEKLLSFFNDNDYGVLDDIIRDSSDLLTADELTQLAWRFETDLKKALKTNRQKGYNFEAAHASIGMRSVAEALSNMELFEKSCLLFSPQPNTLQLQQVVEFALAIGDFDRAWYWLSKPIWKEDSSRFKELRNSLLELQGDTKTLKKYLAEDFQKKPNAQTLADYWAVANKAEQKALYQQMPKWAESSRSPGDAVSMAFIVGHHDLAEKLLLKNKQDLTDSYYGLHLSWLKKLDENSHPLACIVCYRCLLNDILQRGVSKAYHHAADYFRKLLVLDKQISDYRNLDDAQVYIRRLQETHWRKRSFWELAGHPNKPI
- a CDS encoding AAA family ATPase, whose protein sequence is MKRPILYIFSGLPGSGKSTLAQRLAAETGAVYLRIDTIEQGVRDLCHYNVEGEGYRLAYRIAADNLQLRLNVIADSCNPIELTRQEWHEVAIESDTECVDIEVVCSDPVEHRTRVEQRISDVKGLVLPSWTQVTAREYHPWKSGVITIDTAHKSIDDSYNELWQTLTDWCSQHTGSVS
- a CDS encoding alginate lyase family protein, whose amino-acid sequence is MFDRTSIVVAFLLFGSVLLIGCDGKLVSTADEQNVSEVPISTTRVLTHPGAPLTLNDLETVKAYVDEGREPWKSAFGLLAKDGKAQLTYVMGGPFEKVSRSPNENLWPWRNDVVAIWNLARMWYFTQNDDYAIKARDILLAWATTQTEFSGRESMLDLGDYAYMLVGGAEILRGTWSDWTETDTATIKRYFKEVLMPASNPYGEHQFGAANKGALALVSLGLMAIFNDDVEVLDSVVYQTRTLAHIGLRNSNDIGMLGDYLRDQGHAHGQLRALVMLAEALWSQGIDIYADFDNRLLSAGEYFARVNELVSTTALPFGTTDAYYIADNTNRGWRGGGGGNIPLNQIYDAYVLRKGLQAPFIAQRRRWMPVDSTSFMFLKETDSSTATPGPELPIPSTTSITTGFNSIDIGGAVPAGKANYESGLGVWMVEGGGDEIWSTNDSCHFVYKAISGNSAIIAKVESVENTSLSAKAGVMMRTSLEQGAPRAWMAVSNRGQVEQNMPNLAVYGGANYGNKALDIPDFNASYRVKLERMGNIITGYVSPDGTNWAATDVGRIDGPVPDTIYVGLVVSSVANGMLNHSAFSNVQITGGDGAALTVSPAAPAALIASPGDGVVPLRWQSSFGAVSYTVNRATSQGGPYSTIASNIKGSSYTDTSVTNGTTYYYTVTATNSAGTSDRSPEDSATPARQLVNIATGGVANDSANDQSNAGAVFDHNSATEWFYSGVTGWLEYDFGHQEVVKYYSLISASDKVTRDPKDWQLQGSNNGSTWTTLDTQSNQSFTERFEIKTYTIASPAPYQYYRLNISANNGDTDFVGLGEFGLFTEVQQ